The Deltaproteobacteria bacterium DNA segment TCGCTCTTCGAAAGCAAGGTAACGAAGAACGTCTACTGCGTGAACGTGGACGCGGTAATCGCGGTGATACTCTTAAAGATTGTATGGAAGCCGTTTGTGGAAGGCAGCATTGCCGACGCCGAGATAGAGAACGCGGCATTTACGACCTTCCTCTTTGGCCGTATGATAGGCTCCGCAGCCGAGATAGACGACCATACGAACCGCGGCCGCAACATGGATACGAGGACTGCCGCAAGTAAGTGCATGTACGTGAGATAAAGGGCGGCGCGTTCAAGCGTTACCTGTTTTTTGAAAACCCTGCGCTGCCGTTATTTAGGCGCGGGGTTTTTGTTTGACAAGTGCGGGTAATTGATATATTTTATTTTCAGTAAGCAGTGTGTCTAAACCGGAGGTGTTTTGTGAAAAAAGTACTTATTGTAGTCCTTGTACTGGTGCTGCTCGGCGCAGGCGGGGCGTATTATTATTTAAACTTCATGGCCCCTGCCGAAGAAGAGGAACAGACCGAGAAGGTAATAACAAAGACCATCGCGCTTGGAGCAAAACAGCCGGAAGGTGTTCCGGTGCCTATAACGACCGTGCCTCAGGCCGTGACCACGCCCGGCGCTCCTGCTGCGACCGCGCCTCCTGCGGCCCCTGCGGCAACAGCTCCTGCCCCGGCTGCTACGGCAAAGCCCCAGGTGGCGGCCACTGTAGCGCCTGCGCCCAAGCCGCAACCAACGGCCGCAGCCGTTACTTTTAAGCCATGGGTGGTTAACGTTGCGTCCCTTCCAAAGAAACAGGATGCGGAA contains these protein-coding regions:
- a CDS encoding SPOR domain-containing protein, which produces MKKVLIVVLVLVLLGAGGAYYYLNFMAPAEEEEQTEKVITKTIALGAKQPEGVPVPITTVPQAVTTPGAPAATAPPAAPAATAPAPAATAKPQVAATVAPAPKPQPTAAAVTFKPWVVNVASLPKKQDAENLAKKLGDAGFNVYQMSADVKGTKWYRVRVGFYDSKADAEAASKKLKGKDKNIDDPWMVKIDKAEFDKYVK